The following are encoded in a window of Shewanella psychrotolerans genomic DNA:
- a CDS encoding DUF3081 family protein, with amino-acid sequence MNIEINLTRALHAYGAITSKGTKGNNAYVYQGVTAWSDFDGYTCYIQFNKVTLTLLFHGKYLLDYPNQTELSLFLKKLNKLAS; translated from the coding sequence ATGAACATCGAGATAAACCTAACACGAGCACTTCACGCCTATGGTGCAATCACATCAAAAGGCACAAAGGGAAACAACGCCTATGTTTATCAAGGAGTGACCGCATGGAGCGATTTTGATGGTTATACTTGCTATATCCAATTCAATAAAGTGACGCTGACCTTGTTGTTCCATGGCAAGTATCTACTCGACTATCCTAACCAAACAGAGCTGTCACTGTTTTTAAAAAAGCTAAACAAACTTGCAAGTTAA